From a region of the Agromyces ramosus genome:
- the typA gene encoding translational GTPase TypA, protein MANATRSDLRNVAIVAHVDHGKTTLVDAMLNQTHSFAEHAHVEERAMDSNELEREKGITILAKNTAISYKGVHATDGPITINVIDTPGHADFGGEVERGLSMVDGVVLLVDSSEGPLPQTRFVLRKALEARMPVILLVNKTDRPDARIDEVVAESQDLLLGLASDLSDDVPDLDLDAILDVPVVYASGRNGAASHNKPGNGELPDNADLEPLFEAILQHIPAPVYDDEHPLQAHVTNLDASPFLGRLALLRVFHGTIKKGQTVAWVKHDGSVQNVRVTELFLTKALDRYPAESAGPGDIAVVAGFEDIMIGDTLADPEDVRPLPIIAVDEPAISMTIGTNTSPLVGKVKGHKLTARMVKDRLDRELVGNVSLKVLDIGRPDAWEVQGRGELALAILVEQMRREGFELTVGKPQVVTKQVDGKTHEPYEHLTIDAPEEYLGAITQLLAARKGRMDNMANHGTGWVRMEFIVPSRGLIGFRTEFMTTTRGTGIANAISHGYDAWAGQIVTRNNGSIVADRAGVVTPFAIIALQERMTFFVNPTEEVYEGMVIGENSRNDDMDVNITKEKKLTNMRQSTSDTFESMTPSRQLSLEECLEFAREDECVEVTPAAVRIRKVELDQTARARLTSRLKKQA, encoded by the coding sequence ATGGCGAACGCCACCCGCAGCGACCTGCGTAACGTCGCGATCGTCGCACACGTCGACCACGGCAAGACCACGCTCGTCGACGCGATGCTCAATCAGACGCACTCGTTCGCCGAGCACGCCCACGTCGAAGAGCGTGCGATGGACTCGAACGAGCTCGAGCGCGAGAAGGGCATCACGATCCTCGCCAAGAACACGGCGATCTCGTACAAGGGCGTGCACGCCACCGACGGCCCGATCACGATCAACGTCATCGACACCCCGGGTCACGCCGACTTCGGCGGCGAGGTCGAGCGCGGCCTGTCGATGGTCGACGGCGTGGTGCTGCTCGTCGATTCGAGTGAGGGCCCGCTGCCGCAGACCCGCTTCGTGCTCCGCAAGGCGCTCGAGGCGCGCATGCCGGTGATCCTCCTCGTCAACAAGACCGACCGCCCCGACGCGCGCATCGACGAGGTCGTCGCCGAGAGCCAGGACCTCCTGCTCGGCCTCGCCTCCGACCTGTCCGACGACGTGCCCGACCTCGACCTCGACGCGATCCTCGACGTGCCGGTCGTCTACGCCTCCGGCCGCAACGGCGCCGCGAGCCACAACAAGCCCGGCAACGGCGAGCTGCCCGACAACGCCGACCTCGAGCCGCTGTTCGAGGCGATCCTGCAGCACATCCCCGCTCCCGTCTACGATGACGAGCACCCGCTGCAGGCCCACGTCACGAACCTCGACGCGTCGCCGTTCCTCGGTCGTCTCGCGCTGCTCCGCGTCTTCCACGGCACCATCAAGAAGGGCCAGACGGTCGCCTGGGTCAAGCACGACGGCTCCGTGCAGAACGTGCGCGTGACCGAGCTGTTCCTGACGAAGGCCCTCGACCGGTACCCGGCCGAGAGTGCCGGTCCGGGCGACATCGCCGTGGTCGCCGGCTTCGAGGACATCATGATCGGCGACACGCTCGCCGATCCCGAAGACGTGCGCCCGCTGCCGATCATCGCGGTCGACGAGCCCGCGATCTCCATGACGATCGGCACGAACACCTCGCCGCTCGTCGGCAAGGTCAAGGGCCACAAGCTCACCGCCCGCATGGTGAAGGACCGTCTCGACCGCGAACTCGTCGGCAACGTGTCGCTCAAGGTGCTGGACATCGGCCGGCCCGACGCGTGGGAGGTGCAGGGCCGCGGTGAGCTCGCGCTCGCCATCCTTGTCGAGCAGATGCGCCGTGAGGGCTTCGAGCTCACCGTCGGCAAGCCGCAGGTGGTCACGAAGCAGGTCGACGGCAAGACCCACGAGCCCTACGAGCACCTCACAATCGACGCGCCCGAAGAGTACCTCGGAGCGATCACCCAGCTGCTCGCCGCCCGCAAGGGCCGCATGGACAACATGGCGAACCACGGCACCGGCTGGGTTCGCATGGAGTTCATCGTGCCGAGCCGCGGGCTCATCGGCTTCCGCACCGAGTTCATGACCACGACGCGCGGCACCGGCATCGCCAACGCGATCTCGCACGGCTACGACGCCTGGGCCGGCCAGATCGTCACCCGCAACAACGGCTCGATCGTCGCCGACCGCGCGGGTGTCGTGACGCCCTTCGCGATCATCGCGCTCCAAGAGCGCATGACCTTCTTCGTGAACCCGACCGAAGAGGTCTACGAGGGCATGGTCATCGGCGAGAACTCGCGCAACGACGACATGGACGTGAACATCACGAAGGAGAAGAAGCTGACCAACATGCGTCAGTCGACCTCCGACACCTTCGAGTCGATGACTCCCTCGCGGCAGCTCTCCCTCGAGGAGTGCCTCGAGTTCGCCCGCGAAGACGAGTGCGTCGAGGTCACACCGGCGGCTGTGCGCATCCGCAAGGTCGAACTCGATCAGACCGCCCGCGCACGCCTGACCTCGCGGCTCAAGAAGCAGGCCTGA